In Candidatus Manganitrophus noduliformans, a single genomic region encodes these proteins:
- a CDS encoding Fic family protein, which yields MTFLDGFDPDIRKALMVQLRNLWTHSTTALEGNSLTLGETAFVIGEGLTIKGKPVKDHQEVIGHAKAIDLLYDLLRNHAVIGDQDIFLLHKAVQTNVVVDIFKPVGAWKKEPNGTNAIIDDRQVFINFASPEDVPYLMKDWIGLLNLRMTEHLSEMAALSAYVDLHVSFVRIHPFFDGNGRMARLLANLPVLNSGYPPIIIPNENRIEYIRFLSEYDFQVGPAKRGAPLLPEPGKLMAFKSFCANAWGATKLLVERGRREQEKRGEPK from the coding sequence ATGACCTTTCTTGACGGCTTCGATCCGGATATCCGCAAGGCGCTCATGGTGCAGTTACGGAATCTCTGGACGCATTCGACCACGGCTCTGGAGGGCAATTCGCTGACGCTTGGAGAGACCGCTTTTGTGATCGGGGAAGGCTTGACGATTAAAGGAAAGCCGGTTAAGGATCACCAAGAGGTCATCGGACATGCAAAGGCGATCGATCTTCTCTATGACCTGCTTCGGAATCACGCGGTGATCGGCGATCAAGACATCTTTCTGCTGCATAAAGCGGTTCAGACAAACGTGGTCGTCGATATTTTCAAACCTGTCGGCGCGTGGAAGAAGGAGCCGAACGGGACCAATGCGATCATCGATGATAGGCAGGTTTTTATTAATTTCGCTTCCCCTGAAGATGTACCCTACCTCATGAAAGATTGGATCGGCCTCCTCAATCTCCGAATGACGGAACACTTATCAGAGATGGCCGCGCTTTCCGCTTATGTCGATCTTCATGTTTCGTTTGTCCGAATTCACCCGTTCTTCGATGGGAACGGAAGGATGGCTCGGCTTCTTGCGAATTTGCCGGTATTAAATTCAGGTTATCCTCCGATCATCATTCCCAATGAAAACCGAATCGAATATATCCGGTTTCTTTCCGAATATGACTTTCAGGTCGGTCCGGCGAAGCGCGGGGCGCCGCTCCTCCCGGAGCCGGGTAAATTGATGGCGTTTAAATCCTTTTGCGCGAATGCATGGGGAGCGACGAAGCTGCTTGTCGAACGGGGTCGCCGAGAGCAGGAAAAAAGAGGAGAACCAAAATGA
- a CDS encoding DUF3150 domain-containing protein, translating into MAQENIFEQGCLIQLNVSIWGGRIKLPSARLNVDADPALIKAIKYLIDRDCLKPMEKERNAARSYVYGKTLPFPIPGVHFIPKDLIRPVDQTLPEFQARFNEKVSYFVNNFEIFIQSAQLRLNQLFDPSEYPTDIRSKFSFSWRFLVVDSPGRSGILTPEIYAREQEKFQRTIDEFNELAMVTLRTRFSEMIDHAVERLSGEKKVFRDTLIGNIRQFLDDFRQLNIRNDRALEEQVTRCKLILDGVDPSTLRSDDGFRREIAQKMTAVQGQLDAMMIQRPKRKIRILPEAQEAVA; encoded by the coding sequence ATGGCGCAAGAGAATATTTTCGAGCAAGGATGTCTAATCCAATTGAACGTCAGTATTTGGGGAGGGAGGATCAAGCTTCCCTCAGCCAGACTGAACGTCGATGCGGATCCAGCCCTCATCAAGGCGATCAAATATCTGATCGACCGGGATTGTCTTAAACCGATGGAAAAGGAACGGAATGCGGCGCGGAGCTACGTTTATGGGAAGACGCTGCCCTTTCCGATTCCCGGCGTCCATTTCATCCCGAAAGATTTGATCCGGCCTGTGGATCAGACGTTGCCGGAGTTTCAGGCGAGATTCAACGAGAAGGTCTCCTATTTTGTGAACAATTTCGAGATTTTCATCCAGTCGGCGCAGCTGCGGCTCAATCAATTGTTCGATCCCTCCGAATACCCGACCGATATACGATCGAAGTTCTCCTTCTCATGGCGGTTTCTGGTGGTCGACTCCCCCGGGCGAAGCGGCATTCTCACGCCGGAGATTTATGCGCGCGAGCAAGAGAAGTTTCAGAGGACGATTGATGAGTTCAACGAGCTGGCCATGGTCACGCTTCGCACCCGCTTTTCCGAAATGATCGACCACGCCGTAGAACGCCTCTCCGGTGAAAAGAAGGTCTTCCGGGATACGCTCATCGGCAATATTCGGCAGTTTCTGGACGATTTCAGACAATTAAACATCCGAAATGATCGGGCGCTCGAGGAGCAGGTCACCCGCTGCAAACTCATCCTCGATGGCGTCGATCCCTCGACCCTTCGCTCGGACGATGGCTTCCGCCGGGAGATCGCTCAAAAGATGACCGCCGTCCAGGGGCAGCTCGATGCGATGATGATCCAGCGGCCGAAGCGGAAGATCCGGATTCTTCCGGAGGCTCAGGAGGCGGTGGCGTGA
- a CDS encoding DUF2997 domain-containing protein: MKQILATFGPDGEIRIEAAGFTGSDCLEATRFLEEALGRVDAQSLTTDYYQTSNEGRLQQGQ, encoded by the coding sequence ATGAAGCAGATCCTCGCAACGTTCGGACCGGATGGCGAGATCAGAATCGAGGCAGCCGGATTCACAGGGTCGGACTGCCTTGAGGCGACGCGGTTTCTGGAAGAAGCGCTCGGCAGAGTCGACGCGCAGTCCCTGACGACCGACTACTACCAAACAAGTAACGAAGGCCGTCTGCAACAGGGACAATAG
- a CDS encoding DUF1257 domain-containing protein, which translates to MSHVTQIGVEIKDLNILKAACERLGFTFAEGQTTYAWYGRSVGDAPLPEGVTIEALGHCEHAIVVPGATYEVGVVADKKGGYRLLWDSWQKGGLEERLGPGAGLLKQAYALEAAREAAISKGYSVCEIPQQNGAITLQISVGG; encoded by the coding sequence ATGTCACATGTAACGCAAATCGGAGTCGAGATCAAAGATCTGAACATTCTCAAAGCCGCCTGCGAGCGGCTGGGTTTCACGTTTGCGGAAGGACAGACCACGTACGCCTGGTATGGCCGGTCTGTCGGAGACGCCCCCCTACCCGAGGGCGTGACGATCGAGGCGTTGGGCCATTGTGAGCATGCCATCGTCGTTCCGGGAGCGACCTATGAGGTCGGCGTGGTCGCGGACAAGAAAGGTGGCTATCGGCTGCTCTGGGATAGCTGGCAGAAGGGAGGGTTGGAGGAGCGCCTCGGCCCAGGGGCGGGGCTTCTGAAGCAAGCCTACGCGCTGGAAGCGGCCAGAGAAGCGGCGATCTCGAAAGGCTACTCGGTATGCGAGATTCCACAGCAGAACGGAGCCATCACACTTCAGATTTCAGTCGGAGGTTGA
- the ltrA gene encoding group II intron reverse transcriptase/maturase: protein MNVKTTCASSHKEVHWHQINWRQCHQQVKRLQARIVKATQEGRHGKVKSLQWLLSHSFSAKALAVKRVTENRGKNTPGIDQETWSTPDAKSQAVLSLKRRGYKPLPLRRVYIPKNNGKRRPLGIPTIKDRAMQALYLLTLEPVAETTGDMNSYGFRPERCTTDAVAQCFITLGKAVSPQWILEGDIKGCFDNISHEWLLTNAPLDKVILQSWLKAGFIDKQILYPTEAGTPQGGIISPTLANITLDGLEKVLMKKFPRWTRTKPKVNMIRYADDFIITGNSKELLENEIKPLVEEFLKTRGLEISREKTKVTHIEEGFDFLGWNVRKYNGKLLIKPSKKNVKTFLDKVRKITKGNKTATQVGLINVLNPVIRGWANYHKSQVAKETFSSVDHRIWQVLWQWAKRRHPSKGRRWIKEKYFKKVETRNWVFRSETGNALSDGTPEMVTLVKASDTPIKRHIKIQADANPFDPKWEQYFEHRKLLKMLDSFQENKRLQKLWMDQKGICPICLEMIREETRWHVHHILWKSQGGDDRKSNLVMVHPNCHRQIHNQRLKVAKPVSVP from the coding sequence ATGAACGTTAAAACAACGTGTGCATCCTCCCACAAGGAGGTACATTGGCATCAAATTAACTGGCGACAATGTCACCAACAAGTGAAGAGGCTGCAAGCCCGTATTGTAAAGGCGACGCAGGAAGGCAGGCATGGCAAAGTAAAATCCTTGCAATGGTTGCTCTCCCATTCATTTTCAGCCAAAGCATTGGCTGTTAAACGAGTGACTGAAAATCGAGGAAAGAATACACCTGGTATTGACCAAGAAACATGGTCAACACCGGACGCCAAATCGCAAGCCGTATTGTCACTTAAAAGACGCGGATACAAACCGCTTCCATTAAGACGGGTATACATTCCCAAAAACAACGGTAAGAGAAGACCGCTTGGGATTCCAACGATAAAGGACAGAGCCATGCAAGCCCTCTATCTGCTAACTCTGGAACCAGTGGCGGAAACTACAGGCGATATGAACTCTTATGGATTTCGGCCTGAAAGATGCACAACGGACGCCGTCGCACAATGTTTCATTACCTTGGGTAAAGCGGTATCCCCACAATGGATCTTAGAAGGCGATATCAAAGGTTGTTTTGACAATATCAGTCATGAATGGTTATTAACCAATGCTCCATTAGATAAGGTTATTCTCCAATCATGGCTTAAGGCTGGATTTATTGACAAACAAATCCTTTATCCAACGGAGGCGGGTACGCCCCAAGGTGGAATTATTTCGCCCACGTTGGCCAATATCACACTCGATGGTTTGGAAAAGGTTCTGATGAAAAAGTTTCCCAGATGGACCCGGACCAAACCAAAAGTGAATATGATTCGATATGCTGATGATTTCATTATCACGGGAAATTCGAAAGAATTACTTGAAAATGAAATCAAACCACTGGTTGAAGAATTTTTAAAAACCAGGGGGTTGGAAATCTCTCGGGAGAAAACCAAAGTAACGCATATTGAAGAAGGATTTGATTTTCTTGGATGGAATGTACGTAAGTACAACGGCAAACTCTTAATTAAGCCGTCTAAAAAGAATGTAAAAACATTCTTAGATAAAGTCCGGAAAATAACAAAGGGGAATAAAACGGCAACCCAGGTTGGACTGATTAATGTGCTTAATCCAGTCATTCGAGGTTGGGCGAACTATCATAAAAGCCAAGTTGCCAAAGAAACCTTTTCGTCAGTAGATCACAGGATTTGGCAAGTATTATGGCAATGGGCAAAGCGCAGACATCCAAGCAAAGGAAGACGCTGGATTAAAGAGAAATACTTTAAGAAGGTGGAAACCAGAAACTGGGTGTTTAGATCCGAAACAGGCAACGCGTTGTCCGACGGAACACCAGAGATGGTAACGCTTGTAAAGGCCAGCGATACACCGATCAAGCGTCACATCAAAATCCAGGCAGATGCGAATCCTTTTGATCCAAAATGGGAACAGTATTTTGAACACCGTAAACTACTCAAAATGTTGGACTCATTTCAGGAAAACAAAAGGCTACAAAAGCTTTGGATGGACCAAAAAGGAATCTGTCCGATTTGTCTAGAGATGATAAGAGAGGAAACCCGGTGGCACGTCCACCATATCCTTTGGAAATCTCAAGGCGGAGATGATCGAAAATCCAATTTGGTCATGGTGCATCCAAATTGTCATAGGCAGATTCACAACCAAAGATTGAAAGTTGCGAAACCGGTTTCCGTGCCATAA
- a CDS encoding AAA family ATPase encodes MKIKFKQYLQAGYPALYVHTLEPDRAEKELAAEAKEVDCRCYSWDLIRGVRPLNGAELNEQVPRDAVSTLEWLARGNENKVLFAWNFHQSLAVMNVIQAIQNNLDNWKSGGKTLVSLSSRLQIPLELDRTFTVLDFDLPDRERLSSILSDVAESAKLPMPNDTGALLDAASGLTNFEAENAFALSAIHPQPFSWEVVSSQKAQMVKKNACIEIFYGKEGFDTIGGLENLKAFSLKIGLSPLARGILLLGLQGCGKSHFAKALGAQLGIPTLALDFGKVFTSLVGESEERMRRALAVADAMAPCVLFIDELDKGLAGADGAVLDGGVSKHLLGTFLTWLNDVRHEAV; translated from the coding sequence ATGAAGATTAAATTCAAACAGTACCTACAGGCCGGCTACCCGGCGCTATACGTTCACACCCTGGAGCCGGATCGCGCGGAGAAGGAGTTGGCCGCTGAGGCGAAAGAGGTCGATTGCAGATGCTACTCCTGGGACCTGATCCGAGGCGTTCGCCCGTTGAATGGCGCCGAGTTGAATGAGCAGGTCCCGCGCGACGCGGTCTCCACGTTAGAGTGGCTGGCAAGAGGCAATGAAAATAAAGTTCTCTTCGCCTGGAATTTCCATCAATCCCTTGCCGTCATGAACGTGATCCAGGCGATACAAAACAATTTGGACAACTGGAAATCGGGTGGGAAGACACTCGTGTCGCTCTCCTCGCGTCTGCAGATCCCCCTGGAGCTGGATCGAACCTTTACGGTTTTGGATTTTGATCTGCCCGACCGCGAACGGCTCTCTTCGATCCTCTCCGACGTCGCCGAATCCGCGAAACTGCCGATGCCAAACGACACCGGGGCACTCTTGGATGCGGCCTCCGGCCTTACAAATTTTGAGGCGGAGAACGCATTCGCCCTCTCCGCGATCCACCCTCAGCCGTTTTCCTGGGAGGTGGTCAGCTCCCAGAAAGCGCAGATGGTCAAGAAAAACGCCTGTATCGAGATCTTTTACGGCAAGGAGGGATTCGACACGATCGGGGGGCTGGAGAATCTCAAAGCGTTTTCCCTCAAAATCGGCCTCTCTCCGCTGGCGCGCGGCATTCTCCTGCTCGGTCTGCAAGGATGCGGGAAGAGCCATTTCGCGAAAGCGCTCGGTGCGCAGCTTGGGATTCCGACCTTGGCGCTCGATTTCGGGAAGGTTTTTACCTCCCTGGTCGGAGAGTCCGAGGAGCGGATGCGCCGAGCCCTTGCGGTCGCGGATGCCATGGCTCCCTGCGTGCTCTTTATCGATGAATTAGATAAAGGACTCGCGGGCGCCGACGGAGCGGTTCTCGACGGCGGGGTCAGCAAACATCTTCTCGGGACGTTTCTGACCTGGCTGAATGACGTGCGACATGAAGCTGTCTAA